A genome region from Scyliorhinus torazame isolate Kashiwa2021f chromosome 13, sScyTor2.1, whole genome shotgun sequence includes the following:
- the anks1b gene encoding ankyrin repeat and sterile alpha motif domain-containing protein 1B isoform X14, whose product MMQGDARRRINDSYFEDMPRSKLERQMAQQAEWSEPSITLRPPNEATSSTPVQYWQHHPEKLIFQSCDYEAYYLGSMLVKELRGTESTQDACSKMRKASEQMKKIPTIILSISYKGVKFIDAANKNIITEHEIRNISCAAQDPEDLSTFAYITKDLKSSYHYCHVFSAFDVNLAYEIILTLGQAFEVAYQLALQARKGSHGPPTMQDSLESKAGKPIPKPRASIRKSVVKQPNNRWSLDHIYTPHRPPHPPPPLPSKFHHSLPHKFQEMQNGNKPDTNTEWSFFT is encoded by the exons CAGGCGGAATGGAGTGAGCCTTCCATTACTCTGCGGCCTCCAAATGAAGCCACATCGTCTACGCCTGTACAATACTGGCAACATCATCCCGAAAAGCTGATTTTTCAGTCCTGTGACTATGAAGCATAT TATTTAGGGTCTATGTTGGTGAAGGAACTGCGAGGAACAGAGTCAACACAGGATGCCTGCTCGAAGATGCGG AAGGCTTCCGAACAAATGAAGAAGATTCCTACAATTATACTTTCAATCTCGTACAAAGGTGTAAAGTTCATCGATgctgcaaacaag aatatcatcacAGAACATGAAATTAGGAATATTTCTTGTGCTGCCCAAGACCCCGAAGATCTTTCTACCTTTGCTTACATCACCAAAGACTTAAAGTCGAGTTACCACTACTGTCATGTTTTCAGCGCGTTTGATGTG AATTTAGCCTATGAGATCATTTTAACACTGGGACAAGCTTTCGAAGTGGCCTATCAGCTGGCCCTACAAGCCAGGAAAGGGAGCCACGGCCCACCCACAATGCAAGATAGCCTTGAAAGCAAAGCTGGCAAACCCATCCCAAAGCCACGAGCAAGTATCCGGAAATCTGTG GTGAAACAGCCAAATAACAGATGGTCCTTAGATCACATTTACACCCCTCACaggcctccccaccctcctcctcctcttccttccaaGTTTCATCATTCTCTGCCGCACAAGTTTCAG GAGATGCAGAATGGTAATAAGCCGGATACCAACACCGAATGGTCTTTTTTTACATGA